One Saccharopolyspora erythraea NRRL 2338 genomic region harbors:
- a CDS encoding DUF3117 domain-containing protein, producing the protein MAAMKPRTGDGPLEVTKEGRGIVMRVPLEGGGRLVVEMSVEEAKNLGDALESATG; encoded by the coding sequence ATGGCGGCCATGAAGCCCCGGACCGGTGACGGTCCCCTCGAGGTGACTAAGGAGGGGCGCGGGATCGTGATGCGCGTCCCGCTCGAGGGCGGTGGGCGGCTCGTCGTCGAGATGTCGGTCGAGGAGGCCAAGAACCTGGGCGACGCGCTGGAGTCGGCCACCGGCTGA
- the folP gene encoding dihydropteroate synthase: MKPLRFGDKDLPADRPLVMAIVNRTRDSFYDRGRTFETSAAAEAVDRAVADGADIVDIGGVRAGAQGETVDAAEEARRVVPFVAAVRERHPELVISVDTWRHEVARHVCDAGADLLNDTWAGADPRLAEVAAEFGVGVVCSHTGGLPPRTDPHRVRYADVVAEVTAELVERAERMVRIGVPAHGVLIDPTHDFGKNTWHGLALLRRVDELVATGWPVLMALSNKDFVGETLGAGVDERLEGTLAATAVAAWGGARVFRAHHVRETRRVVEMVASIAGTRPPAQVLRALG; this comes from the coding sequence GTGAAGCCACTGCGGTTCGGTGACAAGGACCTGCCGGCAGATCGCCCGCTGGTGATGGCGATCGTGAACCGGACCAGGGACTCCTTCTACGACCGGGGGCGCACGTTCGAGACGTCCGCCGCGGCGGAGGCCGTCGACCGGGCGGTCGCGGACGGGGCCGACATCGTCGACATCGGCGGCGTGCGCGCCGGGGCGCAGGGCGAGACCGTCGACGCGGCCGAGGAGGCCCGCCGCGTGGTGCCCTTCGTCGCGGCGGTGCGCGAGCGCCACCCGGAGCTGGTCATCAGCGTCGACACCTGGCGCCACGAGGTCGCCCGGCACGTCTGCGACGCCGGTGCCGACCTGCTCAACGACACGTGGGCCGGCGCGGACCCGAGGCTGGCCGAGGTCGCCGCCGAGTTCGGCGTCGGCGTCGTCTGCTCCCACACCGGCGGGCTGCCGCCGCGCACCGACCCCCACCGCGTCCGCTACGCCGACGTGGTCGCCGAGGTGACCGCCGAGCTCGTCGAGCGCGCGGAGCGGATGGTCCGCATCGGCGTGCCCGCGCACGGCGTGCTGATCGACCCGACGCACGACTTCGGCAAGAACACCTGGCACGGGCTGGCGCTGCTGCGCCGCGTCGACGAGCTGGTGGCGACCGGCTGGCCGGTGCTGATGGCGCTGTCCAACAAGGACTTCGTCGGCGAGACGCTCGGCGCCGGGGTCGACGAGCGGCTGGAGGGGACCCTGGCGGCGACCGCGGTCGCCGCGTGGGGCGGTGCGCGGGTCTTCCGGGCGCACCACGTCCGGGAGACGCGGCGGGTGGTGGAGATGGTCGCGAGCATCGCGGGCACCCGGCCACCCGCGCAGGTGCTCCGCGCCCTGGGCTGA
- a CDS encoding CocE/NonD family hydrolase → MRRLLTLATAAVVATLAVPVAAPTASTAPPGVTVSHETIPGADGVALDAKVIEPAGDGPFPLLVMPASWATPNLEYVGAAADLAYNSGYVVVTYTARGFWASGGAVEVAGPEDVADASKVIDWAGANTGADPGRVGMAGISYGAGISALTAAADPRVRAVSAMSGWADLEKSLYPNGTVNAQGAELLLGAGHLTGRFGSDLAELERAYREGRIEDALHLAPERSPTTVVDAINANGTAVMIANAWEDSLFPPQQMADLYEDLSGPKRLMLSPGDHATPEMFGAAGLPNDVWDSTRRWFDHHLRDVPNGIDGENPVQLKPINGGPWRGYPDWASVTGRVDTRYLGAPEPRHPLAPVTGELSPGPGAGWRHSISAGVPTAADSGPVMISGMLQGFGIPVGVLTPLVDRRGAGVWATDPYPSAVTVSGTPRLSTAVSAGSGDTTLFAYLYDVDAFGAGSLISHKPVTLDGGAAGGPRRVELALEPGLWTVPAGHRLVLVVDTVDPRYGSGAEAGSRVGFESPTGAPSRLDIPLG, encoded by the coding sequence GTGCGCCGCCTGCTCACCCTCGCGACCGCGGCCGTCGTCGCGACCCTCGCCGTTCCCGTGGCCGCCCCGACCGCGTCCACCGCCCCGCCGGGCGTCACCGTCAGCCACGAGACCATCCCCGGCGCCGACGGCGTCGCCCTCGACGCCAAGGTGATCGAGCCGGCCGGTGACGGTCCGTTCCCGCTGCTGGTGATGCCCGCGAGCTGGGCCACGCCGAACCTGGAGTACGTCGGCGCCGCGGCCGATCTCGCCTACAACTCCGGATACGTGGTCGTCACATACACCGCGCGGGGCTTCTGGGCATCCGGCGGCGCGGTCGAGGTCGCCGGGCCGGAGGATGTCGCCGACGCCTCGAAGGTCATCGACTGGGCGGGGGCCAACACCGGGGCCGACCCCGGCCGCGTCGGCATGGCCGGGATCTCCTACGGCGCGGGCATCAGCGCCCTGACCGCCGCCGCCGACCCGCGCGTGCGGGCCGTCTCGGCGATGAGCGGCTGGGCGGATCTGGAGAAGTCGCTGTACCCGAACGGCACGGTGAACGCGCAGGGCGCCGAGCTGCTGCTCGGGGCGGGCCACCTGACCGGCCGGTTCGGCTCGGACCTCGCCGAGCTGGAGCGCGCGTACCGGGAGGGCCGGATCGAGGACGCCCTCCACCTGGCCCCGGAGCGCTCCCCCACCACCGTCGTGGACGCGATCAACGCCAACGGCACCGCCGTGATGATCGCCAACGCGTGGGAGGACTCGCTCTTCCCGCCACAGCAGATGGCCGACCTCTACGAGGACCTGAGCGGACCCAAGCGCCTCATGCTTTCTCCCGGCGACCACGCGACGCCGGAGATGTTCGGCGCGGCCGGCCTGCCCAACGACGTCTGGGACTCCACCCGGCGCTGGTTCGACCACCACCTGCGCGACGTCCCCAACGGCATCGACGGGGAGAACCCCGTGCAGCTCAAGCCGATCAACGGCGGGCCGTGGCGCGGGTACCCGGACTGGGCCTCGGTCACCGGCCGGGTCGACACCCGCTACCTCGGCGCGCCCGAACCGCGCCACCCGCTCGCGCCCGTCACCGGCGAGCTGAGCCCCGGCCCCGGGGCAGGCTGGCGGCACTCGATCTCCGCCGGAGTGCCCACTGCGGCCGACAGCGGCCCGGTGATGATCAGCGGAATGCTCCAGGGCTTCGGCATTCCCGTCGGAGTGCTCACCCCGCTGGTCGACCGCCGCGGCGCCGGGGTGTGGGCCACCGACCCGTACCCGAGCGCGGTGACGGTCAGCGGCACGCCGAGGCTCAGCACCGCGGTCTCCGCCGGCTCCGGCGACACCACGCTGTTCGCCTACCTCTACGACGTGGACGCCTTCGGCGCGGGCAGCCTTATCAGCCACAAGCCCGTGACGCTGGACGGCGGCGCGGCGGGCGGCCCGCGGCGGGTCGAGCTGGCGCTGGAGCCCGGGCTCTGGACCGTGCCTGCCGGGCACCGGCTGGTGCTGGTCGTCGACACCGTCGACCCCCGCTACGGCAGCGGCGCGGAGGCGGGCTCGCGGGTCGGCTTCGAGTCCCCGACCGGTGCGCCGTCCCGGCTGGACATCCCCCTGGGCTGA
- a CDS encoding LysR family transcriptional regulator — MTYETALSEDASQLAAHLSPTLALLRAVASEGHLTRAAEQLGIPQPTASRTLARLSDEIGAPVIAPHGRGIRLTRTGRLLASAATDALRSLEAGCREVVEEISPERGQVVLGFQHTMGGTLVPALIRGFRADHPQVRFGLAQGARVDMLAGMLDGRIDFCLISPPPDPDPALEWVPLRAEPLLAVLHTGHRLAGRAALALSELADDDFVVTRHGYGLRQIFTELSDRAGFAPRVAFESEEVDTARGLVAAGLGVALLPPAVPEAVPGTVEIPLDPAEHRTICLTWPAHRALPPAVRAFRDFASHRGLD; from the coding sequence ATGACGTATGAGACCGCGCTGTCCGAGGACGCGTCGCAGCTCGCGGCGCATCTGAGCCCCACCCTGGCACTGCTGCGCGCGGTCGCGTCCGAGGGCCATCTCACACGCGCGGCCGAGCAGCTAGGCATCCCGCAGCCGACCGCGAGCCGGACGCTGGCGCGGCTGTCCGACGAGATCGGCGCGCCGGTCATCGCCCCGCACGGGCGCGGTATCCGGCTCACGCGCACCGGTCGGCTGCTCGCCTCCGCCGCCACCGACGCGCTGCGCAGCCTCGAAGCGGGCTGCCGCGAGGTCGTCGAGGAGATCTCCCCGGAGCGCGGCCAGGTCGTGCTCGGCTTCCAGCACACCATGGGCGGCACGTTGGTACCCGCGCTGATCAGGGGTTTCCGGGCCGATCATCCGCAGGTGCGGTTCGGGCTGGCCCAAGGCGCGCGCGTCGACATGCTCGCCGGGATGCTCGACGGCCGCATCGACTTCTGCCTGATCTCCCCGCCGCCGGATCCGGACCCTGCGCTGGAGTGGGTGCCGCTGCGGGCGGAGCCGCTGCTGGCCGTGCTGCACACCGGGCACCGGCTCGCCGGACGCGCCGCGCTGGCGCTCTCCGAGCTCGCCGACGACGACTTCGTCGTCACCCGGCACGGCTACGGGCTCCGGCAGATCTTCACCGAGCTGAGCGACCGCGCGGGTTTCGCGCCCCGGGTGGCGTTCGAGAGCGAGGAGGTCGACACCGCCCGCGGGCTGGTCGCCGCCGGGCTCGGCGTGGCCCTGCTGCCGCCCGCGGTGCCGGAGGCGGTGCCCGGCACGGTGGAGATCCCGCTCGACCCCGCCGAGCACCGCACGATCTGCCTCACCTGGCCCGCCCACCGGGCGCTGCCGCCCGCCGTGCGCGCGTTCCGCGACTTCGCCTCCCACCGCGGGCTCGACTGA
- a CDS encoding leucyl aminopeptidase gives MIPTSLVEVDVVRRPRDGVPTAVPLPDGESGPELAPVAEAFEVDIALLEAIGVKSAAGDVRTVPLPEGRFGWVVGIGSGEAAQWRTAGAALARATREKLGETGEAEGDTVDFGEPSEAEYLQIRLPAGIGQDAVSALALGLALGDYRFRVTGQPAPPRLRKALLVTDDEELREPVARAREWAAATALARDLANSPSNVKDPDWFTGLAARLAGEVDGLTATVRDEKWLADHGFGGILAVGGGSASPPRLLELAWRPADATGPHLVLVGKGITFDTGGISLKPAEGMHLMRTDMSGGAAVIGAMLAVARLGLRVRVTALVPSAENHLSGSSYRPGDVVRHYGGKTTEVGNTDAEGRMVMADALVYGVRHHEADLLVDVATLTGAMKVALGLRTGGVFATDPDLSRRLRDAGDRVGEAWWPMPLIEDHTEAVRGELADVNQTPPGPGGVTAALFLREFTEGLPWAHLDIAGPARADKNYAEVVAGGTGFAARSLVEFVASLAEQG, from the coding sequence GTGATCCCCACGTCACTGGTCGAAGTGGACGTCGTGCGGCGTCCGCGCGACGGCGTGCCCACGGCGGTGCCGCTGCCGGACGGCGAGTCCGGTCCCGAACTGGCCCCGGTGGCCGAAGCGTTCGAAGTGGACATCGCGCTGCTGGAGGCCATCGGCGTCAAGTCCGCCGCCGGTGACGTCCGCACGGTGCCGCTGCCGGAGGGGCGCTTCGGCTGGGTCGTCGGCATCGGCTCCGGCGAGGCCGCGCAGTGGCGCACCGCGGGCGCCGCGCTGGCCCGCGCGACCCGGGAGAAGCTGGGTGAGACCGGCGAGGCCGAGGGCGACACCGTCGACTTCGGAGAGCCGTCGGAGGCCGAGTACCTCCAGATCAGGTTGCCCGCCGGCATCGGCCAGGACGCCGTGTCGGCGCTCGCGCTCGGCCTGGCGCTGGGCGACTACCGCTTCCGCGTCACCGGGCAGCCCGCCCCGCCGCGACTGCGCAAGGCGCTGCTGGTGACCGACGACGAGGAGCTGCGCGAGCCGGTCGCGCGGGCCCGGGAGTGGGCGGCGGCGACCGCGCTGGCCCGCGACCTGGCCAACTCGCCGTCGAACGTCAAGGACCCGGACTGGTTCACCGGGCTGGCCGCGCGACTGGCCGGTGAGGTCGACGGGCTGACCGCGACCGTGCGGGACGAGAAGTGGCTCGCCGACCACGGCTTCGGCGGCATCCTCGCCGTCGGCGGCGGTTCCGCCTCGCCGCCGCGGCTGCTCGAACTGGCCTGGCGGCCCGCCGACGCCACCGGGCCGCACCTGGTGCTGGTGGGCAAGGGCATCACGTTCGACACCGGCGGCATCTCGCTCAAGCCCGCCGAGGGCATGCACCTCATGCGCACCGACATGTCCGGTGGCGCGGCGGTGATCGGGGCGATGCTCGCCGTGGCCCGGCTCGGGCTGCGGGTGCGGGTCACCGCGCTGGTGCCGTCGGCCGAGAACCACCTCTCAGGCAGCAGCTACCGGCCCGGCGACGTCGTGCGCCACTACGGCGGCAAGACGACCGAGGTCGGCAACACCGACGCCGAGGGGCGCATGGTGATGGCCGACGCGCTGGTCTACGGTGTCCGCCACCACGAGGCCGACCTGCTGGTCGACGTCGCCACGCTCACCGGTGCGATGAAGGTCGCGCTCGGGCTGCGCACCGGCGGTGTGTTCGCCACCGACCCGGACCTGTCGCGGCGGCTGCGCGACGCGGGCGACCGGGTCGGAGAGGCGTGGTGGCCGATGCCGCTGATCGAGGACCACACCGAGGCGGTCCGGGGCGAGCTGGCCGATGTGAACCAGACCCCGCCGGGTCCGGGCGGGGTCACCGCGGCGCTGTTCCTGCGGGAGTTCACCGAGGGGCTGCCCTGGGCGCACCTGGACATCGCGGGACCGGCGCGGGCGGACAAGAACTACGCCGAGGTCGTCGCGGGCGGCACCGGATTCGCGGCCCGGAGCCTGGTCGAGTTCGTCGCGAGCCTGGCCGAGCAGGGCTAG
- a CDS encoding DivIVA domain-containing protein, which yields MASALIYLLVVLAVAAVIYLLASLVFGRGEQLEALPPGSTPTRLPPADVEGSDVRALRFQQVLRGYKAAEVDWALERVAGELDELRGRIAVLERQLDAAGEEIRRARAGRAEEEL from the coding sequence GTGGCTAGTGCGCTGATCTACCTGCTCGTCGTGCTCGCGGTCGCCGCAGTGATCTACCTGCTCGCCTCGCTGGTCTTCGGCCGCGGCGAGCAGTTGGAGGCGTTGCCGCCCGGCTCGACCCCGACCCGGCTGCCACCCGCCGACGTCGAGGGCTCCGACGTGCGCGCGCTCCGCTTCCAGCAGGTGCTGCGCGGCTACAAGGCGGCGGAGGTCGACTGGGCGCTGGAGCGGGTCGCTGGGGAGCTCGACGAGCTCCGCGGCCGCATCGCCGTGCTGGAACGCCAGCTCGACGCGGCCGGTGAGGAGATCAGGCGGGCCCGGGCCGGGCGCGCCGAGGAGGAGCTGTGA
- a CDS encoding TIGR00730 family Rossman fold protein, which produces MTIEGPWGTPNGAEHPQEKQRGPVVLRRSRLAEPTTTDQRLLDSRGPSDWVHTDPWRVLRIQAEFVEGFGALAEVPRAVTVFGSARTPREHPEYAAGMELGAALAAIGCAVITGGGPGTMEAVNRGASEAGGLSIGLGIELPFEQGLNPWVDLGVNFRYFFARKTMFIKYAQAFICLPGGFGTMDELFESLTLVQTKKVTKFPVVLFGKSYWQGLYDWVRDSMLATGKIGEKEMGLLHLTDDIDDAVSIVEEAYQAWEATH; this is translated from the coding sequence ATGACGATTGAGGGCCCCTGGGGCACGCCGAACGGTGCCGAGCACCCGCAGGAGAAGCAACGCGGACCGGTGGTCCTGCGCCGGTCGAGGCTGGCCGAGCCCACCACGACCGACCAGCGCCTGCTCGACTCGCGCGGCCCGTCGGACTGGGTGCACACCGATCCGTGGCGGGTGCTGCGGATCCAAGCGGAGTTCGTCGAGGGCTTCGGCGCGCTGGCCGAGGTGCCGCGGGCGGTGACCGTCTTCGGGTCGGCCAGGACCCCGCGGGAGCACCCCGAGTACGCCGCGGGGATGGAGCTGGGCGCGGCGCTGGCCGCCATCGGCTGCGCGGTGATCACCGGGGGCGGCCCCGGCACGATGGAGGCGGTCAACCGGGGCGCCTCGGAGGCGGGCGGCCTCTCGATCGGGCTCGGCATCGAGCTGCCCTTCGAGCAGGGGCTCAACCCGTGGGTCGACCTCGGCGTCAACTTCCGCTACTTCTTCGCGCGCAAGACGATGTTCATCAAGTACGCGCAGGCGTTCATCTGCCTGCCCGGTGGCTTCGGCACGATGGACGAGCTGTTCGAGTCGCTGACGCTGGTGCAGACCAAGAAGGTCACCAAGTTCCCGGTGGTGCTCTTCGGCAAGTCCTACTGGCAGGGCCTGTACGACTGGGTGCGCGACAGCATGCTCGCCACCGGCAAGATCGGCGAGAAGGAAATGGGCTTGTTGCACCTGACCGACGACATCGATGATGCCGTGAGCATCGTCGAGGAGGCGTACCAGGCTTGGGAGGCCACGCATTGA
- a CDS encoding enoyl-CoA hydratase-related protein: MSDVLLTQDTEGVRLLTLNRPESFNSLNVELKQALIGALREAAADDAVRAVVITGAGKAFCAGQDLKEHIALLQADDPAPLRTVEEHYNPMIRAVTTMPKPVIAAVNGSAAGAGASLAYACDLRVASSDAKFLMAFASVGLSTDSGVSWTLPRLIGYGRAMEMLLLAEPVAAEEALRIGMVNRVVGEGEAAMAAAELASRMAAGPTSAYARIKETLLAAAAEGLDEALAVEAGAQAEAGRTSDHREAVAAFTEKRNPNFTGH, translated from the coding sequence GTGTCCGACGTACTGCTGACCCAAGACACCGAGGGTGTGCGCCTGCTCACGTTGAACCGGCCGGAGAGCTTCAACTCGCTCAACGTCGAGCTCAAGCAGGCTCTGATCGGCGCGCTGCGGGAGGCCGCCGCCGATGACGCGGTCCGCGCCGTCGTGATCACCGGCGCGGGCAAGGCGTTCTGCGCGGGCCAGGACCTCAAGGAGCACATCGCCCTGCTGCAGGCCGACGACCCGGCACCGCTGCGGACGGTGGAGGAGCACTACAACCCGATGATCCGCGCGGTCACGACGATGCCCAAGCCGGTGATCGCGGCCGTCAACGGCAGCGCGGCCGGCGCGGGCGCCTCCCTGGCCTACGCGTGCGACCTGCGGGTCGCCTCCTCCGACGCGAAGTTCCTGATGGCCTTCGCCAGCGTCGGGCTGTCCACCGACTCCGGCGTGTCGTGGACGCTGCCCCGGCTGATCGGCTACGGGCGCGCGATGGAGATGCTGCTGCTCGCCGAGCCGGTCGCCGCCGAGGAGGCGCTGCGCATCGGCATGGTCAACCGCGTGGTCGGCGAGGGCGAGGCGGCCATGGCCGCCGCCGAGCTGGCGTCGCGGATGGCCGCCGGACCGACCAGCGCCTACGCCCGCATCAAGGAGACCCTGCTCGCGGCGGCGGCCGAGGGCCTCGACGAGGCGCTCGCCGTGGAGGCCGGCGCGCAGGCGGAGGCCGGTCGCACCTCCGACCACCGGGAGGCGGTGGCGGCCTTCACCGAGAAGCGGAACCCGAACTTCACCGGGCACTGA
- a CDS encoding DNA-3-methyladenine glycosylase I, translating to MSTRDVVVGADGRARCPWGASTPDYVEYHDTEWGRVLHGDRALFERITLESFQSGLSWLTILRKREAFRTAFAGFDPERVAGFGEEDRARLLADAGIVRNRAKIDAAIRNARAVLELDRPLDELLWSFAPPADGRTRPAAGADVPATTPESTAMAKELKRRGFVFVGPTTCYALMQATGMVDDHLEGCWRAAG from the coding sequence GTGAGCACGCGGGACGTCGTCGTCGGGGCCGATGGACGTGCCCGCTGCCCGTGGGGCGCGAGCACGCCGGACTACGTGGAGTACCACGACACCGAGTGGGGCCGCGTCCTGCACGGCGACCGCGCGCTGTTCGAGCGGATCACGCTGGAGTCGTTCCAGTCCGGTCTGTCGTGGCTGACCATCCTCCGCAAGCGCGAAGCTTTCCGAACTGCTTTCGCCGGCTTCGACCCCGAGCGGGTCGCCGGGTTCGGGGAGGAGGACCGCGCGCGGCTGCTGGCCGACGCCGGGATCGTGCGCAACCGCGCCAAGATCGACGCCGCCATCCGCAACGCCCGGGCGGTGCTGGAGCTCGACCGGCCGCTGGACGAGCTGCTGTGGTCGTTCGCGCCGCCCGCAGATGGCCGGACGCGACCGGCGGCGGGCGCGGACGTGCCCGCGACGACACCGGAGTCCACCGCGATGGCCAAGGAGCTCAAGCGCCGCGGGTTCGTGTTCGTGGGGCCCACAACCTGCTACGCGCTGATGCAGGCCACCGGCATGGTCGACGACCACCTCGAGGGCTGCTGGCGAGCCGCCGGCTGA
- a CDS encoding TIGR00730 family Rossman fold protein: MNEEPATAAVCVYCASRPVPQQYLDLAADVGTGIAKRGWSLVSGGGRVSMMGEVTRAARAGGARTVGVIPRALVDLEVADSDSDELLVVDTMRERKGLMDAHASAFMALPGGIGTCEELFEVWTSRYLGMHAKPVVLLDPDGHYRGLLDWLRGMVDSGFASSSSLEALSVVTDVEAALDACAP, encoded by the coding sequence TTGAACGAGGAGCCGGCAACCGCGGCGGTCTGCGTCTACTGCGCGTCCCGCCCGGTCCCGCAGCAGTACCTCGACCTGGCCGCCGACGTCGGCACCGGCATCGCCAAGCGCGGCTGGTCGCTGGTCTCCGGCGGCGGCCGGGTGTCCATGATGGGCGAGGTGACGCGCGCTGCCCGGGCGGGCGGCGCGCGGACCGTCGGCGTGATCCCGCGTGCGCTGGTCGACCTGGAGGTCGCCGACAGCGACTCCGACGAGCTGCTGGTCGTCGACACCATGCGCGAGCGCAAGGGCCTTATGGACGCGCACGCCAGCGCGTTCATGGCCCTGCCGGGCGGTATCGGCACGTGCGAGGAGCTGTTCGAGGTGTGGACCTCGCGCTACCTCGGCATGCACGCCAAGCCGGTGGTGCTGCTGGACCCGGACGGCCACTACCGCGGGCTGCTTGACTGGCTGCGCGGCATGGTCGACAGCGGTTTCGCGAGCAGCAGCTCGCTGGAGGCGCTGAGCGTCGTCACCGACGTGGAGGCCGCGCTCGACGCCTGCGCGCCGTGA
- a CDS encoding PadR family transcriptional regulator encodes MKADALRGHLDALLLATLDGRELHGYAIIEALQQRSGGALDLPTGTVYPALRRLERAGYVLSSWSTVGGRQRRTYRLTHSGVQTLQAERRAWREFTTAIEGVLVKRPPTPVQA; translated from the coding sequence GTGAAGGCTGATGCGTTGCGCGGTCACCTGGACGCTCTGCTCCTCGCCACGCTCGACGGCAGGGAGCTTCACGGGTACGCCATCATCGAGGCGCTGCAACAACGCAGCGGGGGTGCCCTCGACCTGCCCACCGGCACTGTCTACCCCGCCCTGCGCCGGCTCGAACGAGCCGGGTACGTGCTCAGCTCGTGGAGCACGGTCGGCGGCAGGCAACGGCGCACGTATCGCCTGACGCATTCCGGGGTGCAGACCCTCCAGGCCGAACGCCGCGCGTGGCGCGAGTTCACCACGGCGATCGAGGGCGTGCTGGTCAAGCGGCCCCCGACGCCCGTGCAGGCCTAG
- the tatB gene encoding Sec-independent protein translocase protein TatB, producing MFENIGWAELLVLIVAGLFILGPERLPQGAAWLGRTVRQVKEYATGARDQLRSELGPEFDELRKPLEDLRGIRNFDPKRAMTNHLFDGENPLDGVTRNGSTPSSPSASAPRPADQRPLAPGEKPPYDSDAT from the coding sequence GTGTTCGAGAACATCGGCTGGGCCGAGTTGCTGGTCCTCATCGTCGCCGGGCTGTTCATCCTCGGGCCGGAGCGGCTGCCGCAGGGCGCGGCCTGGCTGGGGCGCACGGTCCGCCAGGTCAAGGAGTACGCGACCGGCGCACGCGACCAGCTGCGCTCCGAGCTCGGTCCCGAGTTCGACGAGCTGCGCAAGCCGCTGGAGGACCTGCGCGGCATCCGCAACTTCGACCCGAAGCGGGCGATGACCAACCACCTGTTCGACGGGGAGAACCCGCTCGACGGGGTCACCCGCAACGGCAGCACGCCGTCGTCGCCCTCCGCCTCCGCGCCCCGGCCCGCCGACCAGCGTCCGCTCGCTCCGGGCGAGAAGCCCCCTTACGACTCCGACGCCACCTGA
- a CDS encoding MFS transporter, producing MDTARLRRIRISMLLGALALFALLYAPQPVLPQLADDFGLSPGSAALTVSAATLGLAVGAIPLGMLSEAVGRRRMMVGSLLLAEALGLLLPWVHHFPLLVALRLVQGVAIAGLAAVAAAYLADETGGHRLGALMGLYVAGTTIGGMSGRLLGGVAGDFTGWTGGVLTVAVLGAVCTVLFVLLLPAERAHTRQALRWAPLLGGLRSALGDPVLYVPYLVAALGMGAFVTVYNVLGFRLIAPPLLVPPALAALAFLAYAAGTATSAVAGRAADRFGRTRTLLFSLATTVAGLLVMLTDELPAILFGLVVFTGGFFAAHAVASGWVGARARSSARGQASAVYQFSYYGGSSVGGVVGGSAYAAWGWPGMTVLLCGWLALAATGVALAHRRPAARTLTAQVASES from the coding sequence GTGGACACCGCACGCCTCCGACGGATCCGGATCTCGATGCTGCTGGGCGCCCTGGCACTGTTCGCGCTGCTCTACGCGCCGCAGCCGGTCCTGCCGCAGCTCGCGGACGACTTCGGACTGAGCCCCGGCTCAGCCGCGCTGACCGTGTCGGCGGCGACGCTCGGGCTCGCGGTCGGCGCGATCCCGCTGGGCATGCTCTCCGAGGCGGTCGGCAGGCGGCGCATGATGGTCGGCTCGCTGCTGCTGGCCGAAGCCCTCGGCCTGCTGCTGCCGTGGGTGCACCACTTCCCGCTGCTGGTCGCGCTGCGGCTGGTGCAGGGCGTGGCGATCGCGGGGCTCGCCGCCGTCGCCGCCGCCTACCTCGCCGACGAGACCGGCGGCCACCGGCTCGGCGCGCTCATGGGTCTCTACGTCGCGGGCACCACCATCGGCGGCATGTCCGGGAGGCTGCTCGGCGGCGTCGCGGGCGACTTCACGGGCTGGACCGGCGGCGTGCTCACCGTCGCGGTGCTGGGCGCGGTCTGCACGGTGCTGTTCGTGCTGCTGCTACCCGCCGAACGCGCCCACACGCGCCAGGCGTTGCGCTGGGCGCCGCTGCTCGGGGGCCTGCGCAGCGCGCTCGGCGACCCCGTCCTCTACGTCCCGTACCTGGTTGCCGCGCTGGGCATGGGCGCGTTCGTGACGGTCTACAACGTGCTCGGTTTCCGGCTGATCGCCCCGCCGCTGCTGGTGCCGCCCGCGCTCGCCGCGCTGGCCTTCCTGGCCTACGCGGCCGGAACCGCCACCTCCGCGGTCGCCGGGCGGGCCGCCGACCGCTTCGGCCGGACCCGAACGCTGCTGTTCAGCCTCGCCACCACGGTCGCCGGGCTGCTGGTGATGCTGACCGACGAGCTGCCCGCGATCCTGTTCGGGCTGGTCGTGTTCACCGGCGGGTTCTTCGCCGCCCACGCCGTCGCCAGCGGGTGGGTCGGCGCGCGGGCCCGGTCGTCGGCGCGGGGGCAGGCTTCGGCGGTGTACCAGTTCTCCTACTACGGCGGCAGCAGCGTCGGAGGCGTCGTCGGCGGCTCCGCCTACGCGGCGTGGGGCTGGCCGGGCATGACGGTGCTGCTCTGCGGGTGGCTGGCGCTGGCCGCGACCGGTGTCGCGCTCGCCCACCGCCGGCCCGCGGCGCGGACCCTGACGGCTCAGGTGGCGTCGGAGTCGTAA